A single window of Pseudomonas benzenivorans DNA harbors:
- the pyrF gene encoding orotidine-5'-phosphate decarboxylase: MSACQTPIIVALDFPTRDAALALADRLDPKQCRVKVGKELFTRCGPEIVGALGEKGFEVFLDLKFHDIPNTTAMAVKAAAELGVWMVNVHCSGGLRMMAACRDTLEQLGGRAPLLIGVTVLTSMEREDLAGIGLDVEPQEQVLRLAGLAQQAGLDGLVCSAQEAGVLKAAHPSLQLVTPGIRPAGSAQDDQRRILTPRQALDAGSDYLVIGRPISQAADPAAALAALVAELA; this comes from the coding sequence ATGTCCGCCTGCCAGACTCCGATCATCGTTGCCTTGGATTTTCCGACCCGCGACGCCGCCCTCGCGTTGGCCGATCGGCTCGATCCCAAGCAGTGCCGGGTCAAGGTCGGCAAGGAGTTGTTCACCCGCTGCGGGCCGGAGATTGTCGGCGCCCTGGGCGAGAAAGGCTTCGAGGTGTTCCTCGACCTGAAATTCCATGACATCCCCAACACCACGGCAATGGCGGTCAAGGCCGCCGCGGAACTGGGCGTGTGGATGGTCAACGTGCACTGCTCGGGCGGCCTGCGCATGATGGCGGCCTGTCGCGACACCCTGGAGCAGCTGGGTGGCCGGGCACCGCTGCTGATCGGCGTCACCGTGCTGACCAGCATGGAGCGCGAGGACCTGGCCGGCATCGGCCTGGATGTCGAGCCCCAGGAGCAGGTGCTGCGCCTGGCCGGACTGGCCCAGCAGGCCGGCCTGGATGGACTGGTCTGTTCCGCCCAGGAGGCCGGGGTTTTGAAGGCGGCCCATCCGTCGTTGCAACTGGTCACCCCCGGCATTCGGCCGGCCGGCAGCGCCCAGGACGATCAGCGTCGTATCCTCACCCCGCGCCAGGCCCTGGATGCCGGCTCCGATTACCTGGTGATCGGCCGGCCGATCAGCCAGGCCGCCGATCCAGCCGCGGCCCTGGCGGCGCTGGTGGCCGAGCTGGCCTGA
- a CDS encoding lysophospholipid acyltransferase family protein: MLFLLRMLAMAVHFVLAGMLGLLLGLCRPFHPDNSRICARLYSLPGQWLLGLKVQTDVAPLLARKPACVIVANHQSNYDLYVLGCVVPHRTVSIGKSSLKWLPFFGQLYWLAGNVLLDRSSALRAKQAMLRTTRTLQERDTSIWVFAEGTRNGGGEMLPFKKGAFQMAIAAGVPIIPVCASNYVRQMRLNRWRSGKILIRSLPAIPTAGLSLDDLPRLMDECHRQMQQCIRAMDLELAEA, translated from the coding sequence ATGCTGTTCCTTCTGCGCATGCTGGCGATGGCCGTGCACTTCGTCCTGGCCGGTATGCTGGGCCTGCTGCTGGGCCTGTGCCGGCCCTTCCATCCCGATAACAGTCGTATCTGCGCCCGCCTCTATTCACTGCCAGGGCAGTGGCTGCTCGGGCTGAAGGTGCAGACCGATGTCGCCCCTCTGCTGGCGCGCAAACCCGCCTGCGTGATAGTCGCCAACCACCAGTCCAACTACGACCTCTATGTGCTGGGGTGCGTGGTGCCGCACCGCACCGTCAGCATCGGCAAGAGCAGCCTGAAATGGCTGCCGTTCTTCGGTCAGCTTTACTGGCTGGCCGGCAATGTGCTGCTCGACCGCAGCAGCGCCCTGCGCGCCAAGCAGGCGATGCTGCGCACCACCAGGACGCTGCAGGAGCGCGATACCTCGATCTGGGTGTTTGCCGAGGGCACGCGCAACGGCGGCGGGGAGATGCTGCCGTTCAAGAAGGGCGCCTTTCAGATGGCCATCGCCGCCGGCGTGCCCATCATCCCGGTGTGCGCCAGCAACTATGTCCGGCAGATGCGTCTGAACCGCTGGCGCAGTGGCAAGATCCTGATCCGCTCGCTGCCGGCCATCCCCACCGCCGGCCTGAGCCTGGACGATCTGCCGCGGCTGATGGACGAGTGCCACCGGCAGATGCAGCAGTGCATTCGCGCCATGGACCTGGAACTCGCCGAGGCCTGA
- a CDS encoding winged helix-turn-helix domain-containing protein translates to MNASLSLAAARRLALRAQGFGSGPCAAVGAGRLLRLIERLGALQIDSVNALVRSHYLPLFSRLGPYDCALLERAAWGATRHRRLFEYWGHEASLLPLTCYPLLQWRMQRARNGEGIYKSLAQFGREQRPLIRQVLQAVRERGALGAGSLNAGQPRSSAWWGWSAEKHALEWLFAAGEVTVAGRRGFERLYDLPERVLPAEVLAQPTIPEPEALRRLLLQAARALGVATEKDLRDYFRMSPRDSRLRLAELVEAGELQQLEVEGWAQPGYCAGRPTIPRQVVASALLSPFDSLIWERSRTERLFDFRYRLEIYTPRHKRVHGYYVLPFLHGERLAARLDLRAERGEQRLAVHAVHEEAPALDEAGLAALADNLRALAGWLGLARVQLNCSSACALRLRPLLA, encoded by the coding sequence ATGAATGCTTCCCTCTCTCTGGCTGCTGCCCGCCGCCTGGCCCTAAGGGCCCAGGGGTTCGGCTCGGGACCATGCGCCGCGGTCGGTGCGGGCCGCCTGCTAAGGCTGATCGAACGGCTCGGCGCCCTGCAGATCGACTCGGTGAATGCGCTGGTTCGTTCTCACTACCTGCCGCTGTTCTCGCGGCTCGGTCCCTACGATTGTGCCTTGCTGGAGCGGGCCGCCTGGGGCGCGACTCGCCACCGTCGGCTGTTCGAATACTGGGGGCACGAGGCTTCCCTGCTGCCGCTGACATGCTACCCGCTGCTGCAATGGCGGATGCAGCGGGCGCGCAACGGGGAGGGGATCTACAAATCGCTCGCCCAGTTCGGTCGAGAGCAACGGCCGCTGATCCGCCAGGTTCTGCAGGCCGTGCGCGAGCGCGGCGCCCTGGGGGCCGGCAGCCTGAACGCGGGGCAACCGCGCAGCAGTGCCTGGTGGGGCTGGAGCGCGGAGAAACACGCGCTGGAGTGGCTGTTCGCCGCCGGCGAGGTGACGGTCGCCGGGCGTCGTGGCTTCGAGCGCCTGTATGACCTGCCGGAGCGCGTGCTGCCGGCCGAAGTGCTGGCCCAGCCCACCATTCCAGAGCCCGAGGCCCTGCGTCGACTGCTGCTGCAGGCGGCGCGAGCCCTGGGCGTCGCCACCGAAAAAGACCTGCGCGACTACTTTCGGATGAGCCCGCGCGACAGTCGCCTGCGCCTGGCCGAATTGGTCGAGGCCGGTGAGTTGCAGCAGCTGGAGGTGGAGGGATGGGCGCAGCCGGGCTATTGCGCAGGGCGGCCGACGATTCCCCGTCAGGTGGTGGCCAGTGCCCTGTTGTCGCCGTTCGACTCGCTGATCTGGGAACGCTCGCGCACGGAACGGCTGTTCGACTTCCGCTACCGCTTGGAGATCTACACGCCGCGGCACAAGCGCGTCCATGGCTACTATGTGCTGCCGTTTCTGCATGGCGAGCGCCTGGCCGCGCGACTCGATCTGCGTGCCGAGCGGGGCGAACAGCGCCTGGCGGTGCATGCCGTGCACGAGGAGGCGCCCGCTCTCGATGAGGCGGGGTTGGCTGCACTGGCCGACAACCTGCGCGCGCTCGCCGGCTGGCTCGGCCTGGCACGGGTACAGCTGAACTGCAGCAGCGCTTGTGCCCTGCGTTTGCGCCCCCTGCTGGCATAG
- a CDS encoding sulfite exporter TauE/SafE family protein — protein MIPIDFALNLVLGMFLGALGGLFGIGGGLVAIPVLGVVFGLDQQLAQGTALVMVVPNVVLALWRYHQRNRINWRHALTLALSSLVWALLGSGWAVTLDAERMRLAFVGFLLVLVLYNLSRLYWRSTPVSSGLRYPWPWLAVLGSGAGLLGGLFAIGGAVLATPVLTAVFGTTQVVAQGLSLALALPSTGVTLATYAWHEHVDWALATPLAIGGLLSISWGVRAAHALPERLLRALFAGFLLLCAVLLGLKV, from the coding sequence ATGATTCCGATCGACTTCGCCCTCAATCTTGTTCTCGGCATGTTCCTCGGTGCACTGGGCGGCTTGTTCGGCATCGGCGGCGGCCTGGTGGCGATTCCTGTGCTGGGCGTGGTCTTCGGTCTGGACCAGCAACTGGCCCAGGGCACCGCACTGGTCATGGTGGTGCCGAACGTGGTGCTGGCCCTGTGGCGCTACCACCAGCGTAATCGCATCAATTGGCGGCACGCCCTGACCCTGGCGCTCAGCAGCCTGGTCTGGGCGTTGCTCGGTTCCGGGTGGGCGGTAACCCTGGATGCCGAGCGCATGCGCCTGGCCTTCGTTGGCTTCCTGCTGGTGCTGGTGCTGTACAACCTCTCGCGCCTCTACTGGCGCTCGACGCCCGTCAGCAGCGGGTTGCGCTATCCCTGGCCCTGGCTGGCAGTGCTCGGCAGTGGCGCGGGATTGCTCGGCGGGCTATTCGCGATCGGTGGTGCGGTGCTGGCCACGCCGGTGCTGACCGCCGTGTTCGGCACCACCCAGGTGGTGGCCCAAGGCCTGTCGCTGGCATTGGCGTTGCCCAGCACCGGGGTAACGCTGGCAACCTATGCCTGGCATGAGCATGTCGACTGGGCGCTGGCCACGCCGCTGGCGATCGGCGGTCTGCTCAGCATCAGCTGGGGTGTGCGGGCGGCCCATGCCCTGCCCGAGCGCCTGTTGCGTGCGCTGTTCGCCGGTTTCCTGCTGCTCTGCGCCGTGCTGCTGGGGCTTAAAGTCTGA
- a CDS encoding DUF3592 domain-containing protein, which yields MNPAFWGGTFLAVLSTYLLWHALKSFLRFEASKRWPAVTGRIISSEVVAFSADSERHDYLLHYEYQVGGVRYQGNRATLYPILQQEEAEKLAQRFTPGLKVAVHYDPTTPAEATLITGGKPGTRYGELILAGVSLLVGVAMAAYGLRA from the coding sequence ATGAATCCCGCGTTCTGGGGTGGCACCTTTCTCGCTGTGCTGTCCACCTACCTGCTCTGGCATGCGCTCAAATCGTTTCTGCGATTCGAGGCGAGCAAGCGCTGGCCGGCCGTAACCGGTCGCATAATCAGCTCGGAAGTCGTGGCTTTTAGCGCTGACAGCGAACGCCACGACTATCTGCTCCATTATGAATACCAGGTCGGCGGCGTGCGCTATCAGGGCAATCGGGCGACGCTCTACCCGATCCTGCAACAGGAAGAGGCGGAAAAGCTCGCCCAGCGCTTCACGCCAGGCCTGAAAGTCGCGGTGCACTACGACCCGACCACTCCCGCCGAGGCCACGCTGATCACCGGCGGCAAGCCGGGCACACGCTACGGGGAGCTCATCCTGGCCGGGGTCAGCCTGCTGGTCGGCGTCGCGATGGCGGCCTATGGGTTAAGGGCATGA
- a CDS encoding crotonase/enoyl-CoA hydratase family protein — translation MSDLISYQFEDGIATLTLNNGKVNAISPDVIAAFNAALDRAEQDKAIVVITGQPGILSGGYDLKVMTSGPQNAIALVAAGSTLARRMLAHPFPIIVACPGHAVAKGAFILLSADYRIGVEGPFNIGLNEVQIGMTMHHVGIELARDRLRKSAFHRSVINGEMFDPLGAVDAGFLDKLVPAEQLMATALATAQQLKKINMTAHRNTKLKVRKALLETLDRAIEQDRQQLL, via the coding sequence ATGAGCGACCTGATCAGCTACCAATTCGAAGATGGCATTGCCACCCTGACCCTGAACAATGGCAAGGTGAACGCCATTTCACCGGACGTGATCGCCGCCTTCAATGCCGCCCTGGATCGCGCCGAGCAGGACAAGGCCATCGTGGTCATCACCGGCCAGCCCGGCATCCTGTCGGGTGGCTATGACCTGAAAGTGATGACCTCCGGGCCACAGAACGCCATCGCACTGGTTGCCGCGGGCTCGACCCTGGCGCGACGCATGCTGGCCCACCCTTTCCCGATCATCGTCGCCTGTCCAGGCCATGCCGTAGCCAAGGGCGCCTTTATCCTGCTCTCGGCCGACTACCGCATCGGCGTCGAGGGTCCGTTCAACATCGGACTGAACGAAGTGCAGATCGGCATGACCATGCACCACGTGGGCATCGAACTGGCCCGCGATCGCCTGCGCAAATCGGCGTTCCACCGTTCGGTGATCAACGGCGAGATGTTCGATCCGCTGGGCGCCGTCGATGCCGGCTTCCTCGATAAGCTGGTGCCAGCCGAGCAACTGATGGCCACCGCCCTGGCGACCGCGCAGCAACTGAAGAAGATCAACATGACCGCGCACCGCAACACCAAACTGAAAGTGCGCAAGGCGCTGCTGGAAACCCTCGATCGGGCCATCGAGCAGGATCGCCAGCAGTTGCTCTAA
- a CDS encoding LysR substrate-binding domain-containing protein yields MANYPSIDSELLRTFVAIADHGGFTRAAESVNRTQSAVSMQMKRLEEDVLQRPLFQRDGRQVSLTAEGQVLLGYARRILKLHGEVMTTLREPHMVGAVRIGTPDDYLMRFMPGILSRFAQAYPLVQVELHCEPSFNLLQRQDLDLTIVTREPGNEIGQLLRQERIVWAEAQGFSPHEQEPLPLAMFNSQCFCRSWACNALDAMEREYRIAYTSPSLSAIMAVVSAGLAVTAQLQSLVTPDQRIIGEAEGLPAMPSASIVLLRNSHTQSPVTETLAEHIVEGFRL; encoded by the coding sequence ATGGCCAACTACCCGAGCATCGACAGCGAACTGCTGCGAACCTTCGTCGCCATTGCCGACCACGGAGGCTTCACCCGTGCCGCCGAGTCGGTCAATCGCACCCAGTCGGCGGTGAGCATGCAGATGAAGCGCCTGGAGGAAGATGTGCTGCAGCGCCCTCTGTTCCAGCGCGATGGCCGCCAAGTCAGCCTGACTGCCGAGGGTCAGGTACTGCTCGGCTACGCACGGCGCATCCTCAAGCTGCACGGCGAGGTCATGACCACCCTGCGCGAGCCCCATATGGTTGGCGCGGTGCGCATCGGCACGCCGGACGACTACCTGATGCGCTTCATGCCGGGCATTCTCTCGCGCTTCGCCCAGGCCTACCCGCTGGTGCAGGTGGAGCTGCATTGCGAGCCCTCGTTCAACCTGCTGCAGCGCCAGGACCTGGACCTGACCATCGTCACCCGCGAGCCGGGCAACGAGATCGGCCAGCTGCTGCGCCAGGAACGCATCGTCTGGGCCGAGGCCCAGGGCTTCAGCCCCCATGAACAGGAGCCGCTGCCCCTGGCGATGTTCAACTCCCAGTGCTTCTGCCGCTCCTGGGCCTGCAATGCGCTGGATGCCATGGAGCGCGAGTACCGCATCGCCTACACCAGCCCCAGCCTGTCGGCGATCATGGCCGTGGTCAGCGCCGGCCTGGCGGTCACGGCGCAGCTGCAGAGCCTGGTCACCCCGGACCAGCGCATCATCGGCGAGGCCGAAGGGCTGCCAGCCATGCCGTCGGCCAGCATCGTGCTGCTGCGCAACAGCCACACCCAGTCACCGGTGACCGAAACCCTGGCCGAGCACATTGTCGAAGGCTTCAGACTTTAA
- the earP gene encoding elongation factor P maturation arginine rhamnosyltransferase EarP, whose translation MKWDIFCRVVDNYGDIGVTWRLARQLVAEHGQAVRLWVDEMAAFAQICPGADAEAVRQVREGVELRLWTGDWRSSEPGDVVIEAFGCDLPAAYVAAMAVRPTKVLWLNLEYLSAEDWVEGCHGLPSLQSNGLQKFFFFPGFTAGSGGLLRERELLNECQAFQADAAARADFLAGLGVRQSPGARLISLFAYENAGLAGWLEALAADGSPSHLLVPEGRILGDLQTWLGMERLVAGDVRQRGQLQIQVLPFIEQAQYDRLLWCCDFNAVRGEDSFLRAQWAGRPLLWHIYQQEQGAHWDKLEAFLALYTQGLSAEAAGAVKRLWRSWNAGEGVGESWQALLPHWAALAEQADNWRREQGARIDLAAALVQFYRNWLSYAA comes from the coding sequence GTGAAGTGGGACATATTCTGCAGGGTCGTCGATAACTACGGCGATATTGGCGTGACCTGGCGCCTGGCCAGGCAGCTGGTCGCCGAGCACGGCCAGGCGGTGCGCCTGTGGGTCGATGAAATGGCCGCGTTCGCACAGATCTGCCCCGGGGCGGATGCCGAGGCCGTGCGACAGGTCAGGGAAGGCGTTGAGCTGCGTCTGTGGACCGGCGACTGGCGGTCTAGCGAGCCGGGCGATGTGGTCATCGAGGCGTTCGGCTGCGATCTGCCGGCAGCCTATGTGGCGGCGATGGCGGTGCGGCCGACCAAGGTGCTGTGGCTCAATCTGGAGTACCTGAGCGCCGAGGACTGGGTCGAGGGCTGTCACGGCCTGCCTTCCCTACAGTCGAACGGGCTGCAGAAGTTCTTTTTCTTTCCGGGGTTCACGGCCGGCAGCGGCGGCTTGCTACGCGAGCGCGAGCTGTTGAACGAATGCCAGGCATTTCAGGCCGATGCCGCTGCCCGTGCGGATTTTTTGGCAGGGCTCGGCGTGAGGCAATCTCCCGGCGCGCGTCTGATCTCCCTGTTCGCCTATGAAAACGCAGGGCTGGCAGGTTGGCTGGAGGCCTTGGCGGCGGACGGCAGCCCCAGTCATCTGCTGGTGCCAGAGGGGCGCATTCTTGGCGATTTGCAGACCTGGCTCGGGATGGAGCGGCTGGTCGCAGGCGATGTACGCCAGCGTGGCCAGTTGCAGATTCAGGTGCTGCCGTTCATCGAACAGGCGCAGTACGACCGTCTGCTCTGGTGTTGTGACTTCAATGCGGTGCGGGGCGAGGACTCCTTCCTACGGGCCCAGTGGGCCGGGCGCCCGCTGCTCTGGCACATCTACCAGCAGGAGCAAGGCGCGCACTGGGACAAGCTGGAGGCATTTCTGGCGCTATACACCCAGGGTCTGTCAGCCGAGGCCGCGGGGGCCGTGAAGCGATTGTGGCGGAGCTGGAACGCCGGAGAAGGGGTAGGCGAAAGCTGGCAGGCGCTCTTGCCGCACTGGGCAGCGCTGGCCGAACAGGCCGATAACTGGCGTCGGGAGCAGGGCGCGCGGATCGATCTTGCCGCAGCGCTGGTACAGTTTTACCGAAATTGGCTATCATACGCGGCCTAG
- the efp gene encoding elongation factor P codes for MKTAQEMKPNSVALIDGQPWLIQKAEFTKSGRNSAIVKMKLKNLLNGSKTETVYKADDKMEPVILERKEVNLSYVSGEDYVFMDPEYNSYELRAEDLESVLPFIEEGMTDVCEAVFFEGKVISVDLPTTIVRQVVYTENAARGDTSGKVMKPAKLRNGTEIKVAEFVDIDDWIEIDTRDGSYKGRTQAPQA; via the coding sequence ATGAAAACCGCACAAGAAATGAAGCCTAACAGCGTGGCCCTGATCGACGGCCAGCCGTGGCTGATCCAGAAGGCCGAGTTCACCAAGTCCGGCCGCAACAGCGCCATCGTCAAGATGAAGCTGAAGAACCTGCTGAACGGCTCCAAGACCGAGACCGTTTACAAGGCCGACGACAAGATGGAGCCGGTGATCCTGGAGCGTAAGGAAGTGAACCTTTCCTACGTGAGCGGCGAGGATTACGTATTCATGGATCCGGAGTACAACTCCTACGAGCTGCGTGCCGAGGACCTGGAAAGCGTACTGCCGTTCATCGAAGAAGGCATGACCGACGTCTGCGAAGCCGTGTTCTTCGAAGGCAAGGTGATCTCCGTCGACCTGCCGACCACCATCGTCCGTCAGGTTGTCTACACCGAGAACGCCGCCCGCGGCGACACCTCCGGCAAGGTGATGAAGCCTGCCAAGCTGCGCAACGGCACCGAGATCAAGGTCGCCGAGTTCGTCGACATCGACGACTGGATCGAGATCGATACCCGTGACGGCTCCTACAAGGGCCGTACCCAGGCGCCGCAAGCCTGA
- a CDS encoding LysR family transcriptional regulator: protein MNPDSLTDQLGLFLDVLEAGSFSAAARRHSLTPSAVARRIDALERSLDSKLVSRSTHAVRPTASGLAFAERARRIVAELHLARAEAVSLSAAPEGLIRIDAPAPFGRRHLAPAIAEFLVAYPGLDVQLRLIDSFVDLQGAHLGEVDLVLRIGPLADTRLVATPLSPLIRVACASPQYLAQQGMPRSPSELLGHHGLDWEGLAPPYAWRFEERGKLHLYRPARRRLTANNAETLLAGALAGLGLAHLPTWLISEYLLRGELVALFCENGLPPAEPSSIYALRLEREASPRTRLLLNFLKQRFGFPPPWDQALHAHLPQRL from the coding sequence ATGAACCCTGACAGCCTTACCGATCAACTCGGCCTGTTTCTCGATGTACTGGAAGCCGGCAGCTTCTCGGCAGCCGCCCGTCGCCACTCGCTGACCCCCTCGGCTGTGGCCCGTCGCATCGACGCCCTGGAGCGCTCACTGGACAGCAAACTGGTCAGCCGCAGCACCCACGCGGTGCGACCCACGGCATCCGGTCTGGCCTTCGCCGAGCGGGCCAGGCGTATTGTGGCTGAGCTGCATCTGGCCCGCGCCGAGGCCGTGTCCCTGAGCGCCGCCCCGGAAGGACTGATTCGCATCGACGCCCCCGCGCCTTTCGGGCGTCGCCACCTGGCACCGGCGATCGCCGAGTTTCTGGTCGCTTACCCGGGGCTGGACGTGCAATTGCGGTTGATCGACAGTTTCGTCGACTTGCAGGGCGCCCATCTCGGTGAGGTGGACCTGGTCCTGCGGATCGGTCCGCTGGCCGATACCCGACTGGTCGCCACCCCCTTATCGCCCTTGATTCGAGTCGCCTGCGCCAGCCCGCAATACCTCGCGCAACAGGGCATGCCGCGCTCGCCCAGCGAGCTGCTCGGGCACCACGGCCTCGACTGGGAAGGGCTTGCGCCGCCCTATGCCTGGCGCTTCGAGGAGCGCGGCAAACTGCATCTCTATCGCCCCGCACGCCGACGCCTGACGGCCAACAATGCCGAAACCCTGCTGGCCGGCGCCCTGGCCGGACTCGGTCTCGCCCACCTGCCAACCTGGCTGATCAGCGAGTACCTGCTGCGCGGCGAACTGGTCGCGCTGTTCTGCGAGAACGGCCTGCCGCCCGCCGAGCCAAGCAGCATCTACGCACTGCGCCTGGAACGTGAAGCGAGCCCGCGCACCCGTCTGCTGCTCAACTTCCTCAAGCAGCGCTTCGGCTTTCCACCGCCCTGGGATCAGGCGCTACACGCGCACCTGCCGCAGCGACTGTAA
- a CDS encoding amidotransferase, translating to MPLHICILETDVLRPELIDQYQGYGRMFERLFAQQPIAAEFSVYNVMEGHYPPDSEHFDAYLVTGSKADSFGTDPWIETLKTYLLDRYAKGDKLLGVCFGHQLLALLLGGKAERAEQGWGVGIHRYRLAHQPAWMTPTLEELTLLISHQDQVTKLPENATLLASSDFCPIAAYCIGDQVLCFQGHPEFVHDYSKELLEIRQQHIGEQAYRLGVDSLQHDHQGHTVAEWMMRFVAHGRSGLDL from the coding sequence ATGCCGCTGCACATCTGCATTCTGGAAACAGACGTTCTTCGCCCCGAGCTGATCGATCAATACCAAGGCTACGGCCGGATGTTCGAGCGGCTCTTCGCGCAACAACCGATCGCCGCCGAGTTCAGCGTCTACAACGTGATGGAAGGCCACTACCCGCCGGACAGCGAGCACTTCGATGCGTACCTGGTCACCGGCAGCAAGGCCGACTCCTTCGGCACCGATCCCTGGATCGAGACCCTCAAGACCTATCTGCTGGACCGCTACGCCAAGGGCGACAAGCTGCTGGGCGTGTGTTTCGGCCACCAGCTGCTGGCGCTGCTGCTCGGCGGCAAGGCCGAGCGTGCCGAGCAGGGCTGGGGCGTGGGCATCCACCGTTATCGGCTGGCCCATCAGCCGGCCTGGATGACCCCGACACTGGAGGAGCTGACCCTGCTGATCAGCCACCAGGACCAGGTCACCAAGCTGCCGGAGAACGCCACGCTGCTGGCCTCCAGCGACTTCTGCCCGATTGCCGCCTATTGCATCGGCGACCAGGTGCTGTGCTTCCAGGGCCATCCGGAGTTCGTCCACGACTACTCCAAGGAGCTGCTGGAAATTCGCCAGCAGCACATCGGCGAGCAGGCCTATCGCCTTGGGGTGGACAGCCTGCAGCACGATCACCAGGGCCATACGGTGGCCGAATGGATGATGCGCTTCGTCGCCCATGGGCGATCGGGTTTGGACCTCTAG
- a CDS encoding PhzF family phenazine biosynthesis protein codes for MREVVYMQVKVRLVNAFVADGRGGNPAGVVLQADGLSTVQKQAIAAQVGHSETAFVSRSDSAAFKLEFFTPTRQIAHCGHATVASFALLRQLGQVSEGWTSKETIDGNRNILIKGDMVFMEQRRPEYRRLDDDPQLIEALMAALGIDPGQLLAGYWPMRVSTGGAFVLVPLVSAARVAALQPDQQALAKLSERLDLIGFYAFSTDTHEPQRAAGARMFAPYYGIVEEAATGMAAGPLACFLHEQMGVSGVRLLIEQGYLMHPPSPSVITVDLQLAGQSIERLLAGGRARVMHEVDLHL; via the coding sequence GTGCGCGAGGTCGTTTACATGCAGGTGAAGGTCAGGCTGGTCAATGCCTTTGTCGCTGATGGCCGCGGCGGCAATCCCGCTGGCGTGGTGCTGCAGGCCGATGGCCTGAGCACTGTGCAGAAACAGGCGATTGCCGCCCAGGTCGGGCATTCGGAAACGGCTTTCGTTTCCCGGTCGGACAGCGCGGCCTTCAAGCTTGAGTTCTTCACGCCGACTCGGCAGATCGCTCACTGTGGCCATGCGACCGTGGCCAGTTTCGCCTTGTTGCGTCAGTTGGGTCAGGTAAGCGAGGGCTGGACCAGTAAAGAGACCATCGACGGCAATCGCAACATCCTGATCAAGGGCGATATGGTCTTCATGGAACAGCGCCGGCCGGAGTACCGCCGGCTGGATGATGATCCGCAGTTGATCGAGGCGCTGATGGCGGCCCTGGGCATCGATCCGGGGCAGCTGCTGGCCGGGTATTGGCCGATGCGGGTCAGTACTGGCGGAGCGTTCGTCCTCGTGCCGTTGGTCAGCGCGGCGCGAGTGGCGGCCTTGCAGCCCGATCAGCAGGCCCTGGCCAAACTGAGCGAACGACTGGATCTGATCGGCTTCTATGCCTTCTCCACAGACACCCATGAGCCACAGCGCGCCGCCGGCGCGCGGATGTTCGCGCCCTATTACGGCATCGTCGAGGAAGCCGCCACCGGCATGGCCGCCGGCCCCCTGGCGTGTTTCCTCCACGAACAGATGGGCGTGTCCGGCGTGCGCCTGTTGATCGAGCAGGGCTATCTCATGCACCCGCCGTCGCCCAGCGTGATCACCGTCGATCTGCAGTTGGCCGGGCAGAGTATCGAGCGGCTGCTGGCCGGCGGGCGGGCCCGGGTGATGCATGAAGTCGATCTGCACCTCTAG
- a CDS encoding methyl-accepting chemotaxis protein, with amino-acid sequence MASTAEEVARNAQAAAQAAVAANDETENGVAVVSQSTAAIKRLADEMNDTSQSINELAKLSHNIESILSVITSIADQTNLLALNAAIEAARAGESGRGFAVVADEVRSLASRTQQSTQEIRQMIDQLQSGVKQAEARMQQSRDTASQTAEEASAANLMLGRIREAITRINDMNLQIATAAEEQSATTEEINRNTTNIRDISHEVANGAEQQVRQCAVMVDQVGQQDRLLGRFKV; translated from the coding sequence ATGGCCTCCACCGCCGAGGAAGTCGCGCGCAACGCCCAGGCCGCGGCTCAGGCGGCAGTTGCCGCCAACGACGAAACCGAGAACGGCGTGGCCGTCGTTTCGCAGTCCACGGCAGCGATCAAGCGCCTGGCCGATGAGATGAACGACACCAGCCAGTCGATCAACGAGCTGGCCAAGCTCAGCCACAACATCGAATCGATTCTGTCGGTCATCACCAGCATCGCCGACCAAACCAACCTGCTCGCCCTCAACGCCGCCATCGAGGCCGCCCGAGCCGGCGAGTCCGGGCGTGGCTTCGCCGTGGTGGCCGACGAGGTGCGCTCGCTCGCCTCGCGCACCCAACAGTCCACCCAGGAAATCCGTCAGATGATCGATCAGCTGCAATCCGGGGTGAAGCAGGCCGAGGCGCGTATGCAGCAGAGCCGCGACACCGCCAGCCAGACGGCCGAGGAGGCCAGCGCCGCCAACCTGATGCTGGGGCGCATCCGCGAGGCGATTACCCGGATCAACGACATGAACCTGCAGATCGCCACGGCCGCCGAGGAGCAGAGCGCCACCACCGAGGAAATCAACCGCAACACCACCAACATCCGCGATATCAGCCATGAGGTGGCCAACGGCGCCGAGCAGCAGGTGCGCCAGTGCGCGGTGATGGTCGATCAGGTTGGCCAGCAGGATCGTCTGCTCGGTCGTTTCAAGGTCTGA